In the Desulfovibrio sp. genome, one interval contains:
- a CDS encoding glycyl radical protein encodes MSYGDCECMSPQERRLADQMAGKEDVFRKTHKRAFRLVERIEGQKPSIDIERALYFTQSMQQTVGQPLVLRWAKALMHIAKNISVYVQEDQLLLGRAGHIGRYGILYPELDGDFLDIAVRDLPTRETSPATITVKDAKRVAEEIAPFWKGKTFHEALNTALPPEIHKLTYDDTSGLNSRFIVNETASFRSSIQWVHDYEKILKRGFNGIRRDAEEKLATLDPASPVDQVDKRPFLEAVIIVSDAIILWARRYAELAKTMAAKETSPQRKHELQLMAANAEHVPANPARDFYEAVQSQWFVQMFSRMEQKTGTTISNGRMDQYLYPYYKKSLEDGSISKERALELLECMWVGMAEFIDMYISPTGGAFNEGYAHWEAVTIGGQTPDGRDATNDLTHLFLQSKREFPLHYPDLAARIHSRSSEAFLWNVAETIKYGSGFPKLINDEEVVPLYVSKGATFEEALDYAVSGCTEARMPNRDTYTSGGAYVNFAAALEMSLYNGKMKKYGDVQLGIPTGNAREFKSWSDMWNAYLAQHMLFLRTAFTQQYIVNKTRASHFAQPMGSAMHDLCMKHCIDLHQEHVPEGVNFGYLEFMGYGTVTDSLSALKRLVFDDRKLTMDQVMDALEHNFAGYEEVQQLLKTAPCYCNNDPYADAIARELDRVSVEFSAKYSKEMGIYNDIRYVPFTSHVPFGKVVSATPNGRTAWFPLSDGSSASHGADVNGPTAIMLSNNSTKNMGMRARASRMLNIKFTPKCLEGEAGTEKLVSFIRAFCDLKLWHVQFNVINRETLLAAQKNPKKYQNLIVRIAGYSAYFVDLSPDLQNDLIARTGHDML; translated from the coding sequence ATGAGCTATGGTGATTGCGAGTGCATGTCTCCTCAAGAAAGGCGACTTGCCGACCAGATGGCCGGCAAGGAAGACGTTTTCCGCAAAACCCACAAACGCGCTTTTCGCCTTGTGGAGCGCATTGAGGGGCAAAAACCCAGCATAGACATTGAACGCGCGTTGTATTTTACGCAATCAATGCAGCAAACAGTTGGGCAACCTCTGGTTCTACGGTGGGCAAAGGCCCTGATGCACATCGCAAAGAACATCTCGGTTTATGTGCAGGAAGACCAGCTGCTGCTGGGCAGGGCTGGGCACATAGGCCGTTACGGCATTCTGTACCCGGAACTGGATGGCGACTTTCTGGATATCGCCGTGCGGGATCTGCCCACGCGTGAAACTTCACCTGCCACCATAACCGTCAAGGACGCCAAACGTGTTGCTGAAGAAATTGCGCCCTTCTGGAAGGGCAAAACATTTCATGAAGCTCTGAACACAGCCCTGCCACCAGAGATTCACAAACTCACCTACGACGACACCAGCGGACTGAATTCTCGGTTTATCGTGAACGAAACGGCTTCGTTCCGGTCGTCCATACAGTGGGTGCACGATTATGAAAAAATTCTGAAGCGCGGCTTTAATGGCATAAGGCGCGATGCCGAGGAAAAGCTGGCGACCCTTGACCCCGCAAGCCCGGTGGATCAGGTAGACAAGCGCCCCTTCCTTGAGGCGGTCATCATCGTGTCTGACGCCATCATTCTTTGGGCCCGCAGGTATGCAGAGCTGGCCAAGACCATGGCGGCAAAGGAGACCTCTCCGCAGCGCAAGCACGAGCTGCAACTTATGGCAGCCAATGCCGAACATGTTCCGGCCAACCCGGCGCGGGATTTTTACGAGGCCGTGCAGTCCCAGTGGTTTGTTCAAATGTTTTCGCGCATGGAACAAAAAACAGGCACCACCATCTCCAACGGGCGTATGGATCAGTACCTCTACCCCTATTACAAAAAGAGTCTGGAAGACGGCTCCATTTCCAAAGAACGGGCCCTGGAGCTGCTTGAATGCATGTGGGTGGGCATGGCCGAGTTCATCGACATGTACATTTCACCTACAGGCGGGGCATTCAACGAAGGCTACGCCCACTGGGAAGCAGTGACCATCGGCGGGCAGACGCCCGACGGTCGTGACGCAACCAACGACCTTACCCACCTGTTTCTGCAATCCAAACGCGAGTTCCCCCTGCACTATCCCGACCTTGCCGCACGCATCCATTCGCGCTCGTCAGAGGCCTTTTTGTGGAATGTGGCGGAAACCATCAAGTACGGTTCCGGTTTCCCCAAGCTGATTAATGATGAAGAAGTAGTACCCCTGTATGTGTCCAAGGGGGCCACCTTTGAAGAAGCCCTGGACTACGCCGTGTCTGGCTGCACAGAGGCGCGCATGCCCAACAGAGACACCTATACTTCGGGCGGAGCCTACGTGAACTTTGCGGCGGCTCTGGAAATGTCGCTGTACAACGGCAAAATGAAAAAATATGGCGATGTTCAGCTGGGCATCCCCACCGGCAACGCCAGGGAATTCAAAAGCTGGAGCGACATGTGGAACGCCTATCTGGCCCAACACATGCTCTTTTTGCGCACGGCATTTACACAACAGTATATTGTTAACAAAACAAGGGCATCGCACTTTGCTCAACCCATGGGTTCAGCCATGCATGACCTGTGCATGAAGCACTGCATCGACCTGCACCAGGAGCACGTGCCCGAAGGGGTCAACTTTGGCTATCTTGAATTCATGGGCTACGGAACAGTAACGGATTCACTTTCTGCCCTGAAACGGCTGGTTTTTGATGACCGCAAACTGACCATGGATCAGGTGATGGACGCACTTGAGCACAATTTTGCAGGATATGAAGAAGTGCAGCAATTGTTGAAAACCGCACCATGCTACTGCAACAACGATCCATACGCCGATGCCATAGCGCGCGAGCTTGACCGGGTTTCTGTTGAATTTTCGGCCAAATACAGCAAAGAAATGGGTATATACAACGACATCCGCTATGTGCCTTTTACCTCGCACGTACCTTTTGGCAAGGTTGTCTCTGCCACACCCAATGGCAGAACGGCGTGGTTTCCGCTGTCGGACGGTTCTTCCGCATCGCACGGCGCTGACGTCAACGGCCCCACTGCCATTATGCTGTCCAACAATTCCACCAAAAACATGGGCATGCGGGCGCGAGCCTCCCGCATGCTGAACATCAAGTTTACGCCCAAGTGCCTTGAGGGCGAAGCGGGCACGGAAAAACTCGTATCGTTCATCAGGGCCTTTTGCGACCTTAAACTCTGGCACGTGCAGTTTAATGTCATAAACCGGGAGACCTTGCTGGCTGCACAAAAAAATCCGAAAAAATACCAGAACCTTATTGTAAGAATCGCCGGCTACAGCGCTTATTTTGTGGATCTTTCGCCAGATCTGCAAAACGACCTCATAGCCAGAACAGGGCATGACATGCTGTAG